In one Neobacillus sp. WH10 genomic region, the following are encoded:
- a CDS encoding DUF1998 domain-containing protein, which translates to MANLGRQKDIQKLKPITHSVRSAQAILQYGVGAMVDFPDQTLMTAAPEYWESKVTKIHDERLEKALNVDYFGMPGNSKYDWGIAYARFPQWYFCPKCRRFQPIKSWVTEYRKKATQKQKDWDPYMKKPRCLECKKDLVPTRIVVACENGHIDDFPWIQWVHHKSGKNQICSNPVLTFETGTTASAGLEGLVIKCKTCKAWANLAGAFDKDAMELMEKKHGHGYECSGNMPWKNKTEECVAFPRAFQRGASSLYFPKVISSLVIPPYSEKINNEITDSKAFERILNFLSECDEDERESKITAKIDKWSEDIGREISSNPNMIKNILSRRFSNPSDGESENVNANGVKYKIEEFEALSGKIPVGNLNGNDFVREETDIEMYDIPYLKSVSLIHKVREVRALTGFTRINPPDAYEIGEKISGFISVKETGTRWYPAYEVRGEGIFIEFEKEAIDNWLKKNINIYGRTKVLEHNYKNTYQGSITERNISPKFVLLHTIAHLLIRQLSFECGYTAASLRERIYCSEVEDGTEMSAILIYTASGDSEGTLGGLVRQGYWDCLPRTFRKAIEFSELCSNDPVCISSEGQGRDALNLAACHSCTLLPETSCEEFNVFLDRGLIVGTFEEKGMGFYSKWLNS; encoded by the coding sequence ATGGCCAATTTAGGAAGACAAAAGGATATTCAAAAATTAAAACCGATTACACACAGTGTCAGAAGTGCTCAAGCCATATTACAGTATGGTGTTGGTGCAATGGTTGATTTTCCGGATCAAACGCTTATGACTGCTGCTCCTGAATACTGGGAATCGAAAGTTACAAAAATTCACGATGAGAGACTGGAAAAAGCTTTAAATGTCGATTATTTTGGAATGCCTGGAAACAGTAAATATGATTGGGGGATTGCTTACGCAAGGTTTCCTCAGTGGTATTTTTGCCCTAAATGCAGGAGATTTCAACCTATTAAAAGTTGGGTAACGGAATATAGGAAAAAAGCTACTCAAAAGCAAAAAGACTGGGATCCGTATATGAAAAAGCCACGTTGTTTGGAATGTAAGAAAGATCTTGTCCCAACCCGTATTGTTGTTGCTTGTGAAAACGGACATATCGATGATTTTCCTTGGATCCAATGGGTTCATCATAAAAGCGGAAAAAATCAGATATGTTCCAATCCCGTTTTAACATTTGAAACTGGAACAACAGCATCTGCAGGACTGGAAGGCTTAGTTATCAAATGCAAGACTTGTAAAGCGTGGGCCAATTTAGCCGGAGCGTTTGATAAAGATGCCATGGAACTGATGGAAAAGAAGCACGGCCATGGATATGAATGTTCTGGGAATATGCCATGGAAAAATAAAACTGAAGAATGTGTGGCTTTTCCACGTGCTTTTCAAAGAGGCGCTTCTTCACTATATTTTCCAAAGGTAATAAGTTCTTTGGTAATTCCCCCTTACTCAGAAAAAATTAATAATGAAATTACGGATTCAAAAGCTTTTGAACGGATATTAAATTTTCTGAGTGAATGTGACGAGGATGAAAGGGAATCAAAAATAACAGCAAAAATTGATAAATGGTCCGAAGACATTGGAAGGGAGATTTCCTCAAACCCTAACATGATTAAAAATATATTGTCCAGACGTTTCTCCAATCCTTCAGATGGAGAATCTGAAAATGTTAATGCAAATGGAGTTAAATATAAAATTGAAGAATTTGAAGCTTTATCAGGAAAAATTCCTGTTGGAAATCTTAATGGAAATGATTTCGTAAGGGAAGAAACCGATATTGAAATGTATGATATTCCATATCTGAAAAGTGTTTCTCTTATTCATAAAGTTAGAGAAGTTCGGGCGTTAACAGGATTCACCAGAATTAATCCTCCAGATGCATATGAAATTGGTGAAAAAATTTCTGGGTTTATTTCTGTTAAGGAAACCGGAACAAGATGGTATCCGGCATATGAGGTACGTGGTGAAGGAATTTTTATCGAATTCGAGAAAGAGGCTATCGATAATTGGTTAAAGAAAAATATAAATATATATGGAAGAACAAAAGTCCTGGAGCATAACTATAAAAATACCTATCAGGGAAGTATTACAGAAAGAAATATTTCTCCAAAATTTGTATTGCTACATACAATAGCTCATTTGCTTATTAGACAATTGAGTTTTGAATGTGGGTATACAGCCGCATCGTTACGCGAGCGGATTTATTGTAGCGAGGTTGAAGACGGGACAGAGATGTCAGCGATTCTCATCTACACTGCTAGTGGTGATTCAGAGGGAACTCTTGGAGGCCTTGTAAGACAGGGATATTGGGATTGCCTTCCAAGAACTTTCCGAAAGGCAATAGAGTTTAGCGAATTATGTTCGAATGATCCGGTATGCATATCCAGCGAAGGTCAAGGAAGGGATGCCTTAAACTTAGCAGCATGCCATTCATGTACATTGCTTCCAGAGACTAGTTGTGAAGAGTTCAATGTATTTTTGGACAGAGGGCTAATTGTAGGTACTTTTGAGGAAAAGGGAATGGGCTTTTATAGTAAATGGTTAAATTCGTAA
- a CDS encoding GNAT family N-acetyltransferase yields MNIVHTTKLEKSKITHFFTNHWGSPQMVISSGIFQCDELDGFAALNENKDIVGLITFVISGDECEIISLDSIEENKGIGTRLIQQAERTAREQDCRWVKLVTTNDSLHALQFYQKRGYRLVQIYPNTVEEARRKKPEIPLFAENGIPIRDEILLEKSLD; encoded by the coding sequence GTGAACATTGTTCATACTACTAAACTAGAAAAAAGTAAGATTACTCATTTTTTTACAAATCATTGGGGCAGCCCGCAAATGGTTATTTCAAGTGGAATCTTTCAATGTGATGAGCTAGATGGTTTCGCTGCCTTAAATGAAAATAAGGATATTGTTGGTTTAATTACGTTTGTTATTTCTGGAGATGAGTGTGAAATTATTTCATTAGATAGCATAGAGGAAAATAAAGGGATTGGGACTAGGCTAATTCAACAGGCGGAACGAACAGCCAGAGAACAGGATTGTAGATGGGTAAAGTTAGTGACAACTAATGATAGCCTGCATGCGTTGCAATTTTATCAAAAGAGGGGTTATCGGCTGGTACAAATATATCCAAATACAGTTGAAGAGGCAAGGAGAAAAAAACCCGAAATTCCTCTTTTCGCTGAAAATGGGATTCCAATTCGTGACGAAATACTTTTAGAAAAATCATTAGACTAA
- a CDS encoding HD domain-containing protein — protein sequence MNVIEKALQVASRAHVNQYRKHTDIPYITHPIAVGMILMKAGYGDDIIAAGILHDTVEDTSLSLADIEREFGPKIASIVQGCSEPDKSLSWEERKEHTIEFLKTASEDIKAVACADKLHNIRSIMNDYEQIGDMVWERFNRGKQDQEWYYRNVIESLGYKSSFKLLDKLKIEVERLFSPSVTESKLPNK from the coding sequence ATGAATGTGATTGAAAAGGCACTTCAGGTTGCAAGCAGAGCACATGTAAATCAGTATAGAAAACACACCGATATTCCCTATATTACTCACCCAATCGCGGTAGGGATGATTTTAATGAAAGCGGGATATGGAGATGATATCATTGCTGCAGGAATATTACATGATACGGTTGAAGATACATCACTTTCATTGGCAGATATTGAACGGGAATTCGGCCCTAAAATAGCAAGTATTGTGCAAGGATGCTCAGAACCTGATAAATCGTTATCCTGGGAAGAAAGGAAAGAGCATACAATTGAGTTTTTAAAGACTGCCTCAGAAGACATTAAGGCTGTTGCCTGTGCAGACAAATTACATAATATAAGGTCTATTATGAATGACTATGAACAAATCGGTGACATGGTTTGGGAAAGGTTTAACCGAGGTAAACAGGATCAAGAGTGGTACTATCGAAACGTGATTGAAAGCTTAGGTTACAAGTCCAGTTTTAAGTTATTAGATAAATTAAAAATAGAAGTAGAACGATTGTTTAGCCCAAGCGTTACAGAATCTAAACTTCCAAACAAATAA
- a CDS encoding DNA cytosine methyltransferase, producing the protein MKFTAIDLFAGCGGLSEGLIQANFNVIAAVEINKKALETYRLNHSKTKIFVTDIRSLDVEKVRALLGGQTLHLLAGCPPCQGFSSIRRLNRSSAVEDARNDLILEYLRFVKELKPLTIMMENVPAIINYHLFKEVKIELEGIGYNIDFDIVNVADYGVPQRRKRFVMLGSRIGDIKIAKANNLKRTVRDIIGSLESPETTNDPVHKIYPKHVPRIKEMISKIPKDGGSRKDLPAEYILDCHKKEKVGFNDVYGRLRWDDVSSTITGGCLNPSKGRFLHPEEDRCITAREAALLQTFPGDYQFPIEIPKTALALMIGNALPPEFSRIQSNEIKNHLMMNLIREKF; encoded by the coding sequence ATGAAATTTACAGCAATTGATTTGTTTGCCGGCTGTGGGGGTCTATCCGAGGGCTTAATACAAGCAAATTTTAATGTCATTGCAGCAGTAGAAATTAATAAAAAAGCGTTGGAAACATATAGATTAAATCATAGTAAAACAAAAATATTTGTTACAGATATTCGATCTCTTGATGTTGAAAAAGTTAGAGCATTATTAGGTGGGCAAACGTTGCATTTACTTGCCGGATGTCCACCCTGTCAAGGGTTCTCCTCTATCAGGAGATTAAACAGAAGTAGTGCGGTAGAAGATGCAAGAAATGACTTAATTCTTGAATATTTAAGGTTTGTAAAAGAACTTAAACCGTTGACGATTATGATGGAGAACGTGCCTGCGATTATTAACTATCATTTATTTAAAGAAGTCAAAATAGAACTAGAAGGCATTGGATACAATATCGATTTTGATATTGTTAATGTTGCAGATTATGGGGTTCCTCAAAGAAGAAAACGCTTTGTAATGCTAGGTTCCAGAATCGGGGATATTAAAATTGCCAAAGCGAACAATTTAAAACGAACTGTTAGGGATATAATTGGTTCATTGGAAAGCCCAGAAACAACGAATGACCCGGTACATAAAATTTATCCCAAACATGTTCCCCGAATTAAGGAAATGATAAGTAAAATTCCAAAAGATGGGGGAAGCAGAAAGGATCTACCAGCAGAATATATTTTAGATTGTCACAAAAAGGAAAAGGTAGGATTTAACGATGTATATGGTCGATTAAGATGGGATGATGTATCTTCGACGATTACGGGCGGTTGTTTAAATCCTTCAAAAGGCCGTTTTTTACACCCGGAGGAAGACAGATGTATTACCGCAAGGGAGGCAGCTTTGCTTCAAACATTTCCAGGTGATTATCAATTTCCTATTGAAATTCCAAAAACCGCTCTTGCATTAATGATTGGTAATGCTCTCCCACCCGAATTTAGTCGGATTCAGAGTAACGAAATTAAAAATCACTTAATGATGAATTTAATTAGGGAAAAATTTTAA
- a CDS encoding nucleoside deaminase translates to MDKFMKRAVELAVENVRDGGQPFGAVLVKNDTIISEGVNELHKTFDISGHAELLAIRRAQEQWQTNNLSGCVIYASGEPCPMCLTAMYFAGIEKVYYCASIEDAAEAGLGKSKMIYEDLKKTKSERTLSITRMPLEEGQENPMQLWKEQI, encoded by the coding sequence ATGGACAAATTTATGAAGCGGGCGGTAGAACTTGCTGTTGAAAATGTTCGCGATGGCGGGCAGCCGTTTGGGGCAGTGCTTGTAAAGAATGACACGATTATTTCAGAAGGAGTAAATGAGCTGCACAAAACATTTGATATAAGTGGTCATGCGGAATTGCTGGCGATTCGCCGTGCTCAGGAACAATGGCAAACGAATAATTTATCGGGTTGTGTAATATATGCAAGCGGGGAGCCTTGCCCGATGTGCTTAACTGCAATGTATTTTGCTGGAATCGAAAAGGTCTATTATTGTGCGTCCATTGAGGATGCTGCTGAGGCTGGCTTAGGTAAATCAAAGATGATTTATGAAGACCTGAAAAAAACGAAATCGGAAAGGACTCTTTCTATAACCCGAATGCCATTAGAAGAAGGGCAAGAAAATCCAATGCAGCTTTGGAAAGAACAGATATAA
- a CDS encoding HI_0552 family protein → MKVGNHSFEVFDRNHFVYRVDAEGAEKVKEDYVSAWNEWKRIVETSVLDSGSQSLTVENTEHWQNSGNLRRRFWSRIKNEHLLDKPSCIAAMISNDNLRVYLEWHGYKNEKLVHERNKHNGWIFSIEEWIKEKDINTSEYRIWKNKDADEDFKNYWTLEDLLKDEKLEEDLVNYLDSNHKNWVRIGKVYLKSTILQHENITGEMGSTINELEWLYNRVTGSIKEIVEPDENLRDELVVDGSANKINEPPINFSTNKALIKHIHSYIESNGFLYSIEEVTNLFLSIKTKPFVILSGISGTGKTKIVQWFAESVGATEDNGQFTLIPVRPDWNDSSDLLGYVDIKGDFKTGPLTKVIERAEENPDLPFFVLLDEMNLARVEHYFSDILSVMESCKWQNGKIVTSNLLTKEVAGRDIKLPTNLYIIGTVNMDETTHPFSKKVLDRANTIEFNRVELSNLAFLEGKEEIQPVVVSDSKFRANYLHLKDLYASNKALVESVTAELENINKSLQLINAHVGYRVRDEICFYLDYNENSGLMSPQTAFDHCILQKILPRVSGSDKRVEQLLMELYLLFTGRVYDENQDSYHQEIEQAKYPKSAAKVLEMLRRLKDDGFTSFWIS, encoded by the coding sequence GTGAAAGTAGGAAATCATTCTTTTGAGGTTTTTGATAGAAATCATTTCGTTTATAGGGTAGATGCTGAAGGAGCTGAAAAGGTAAAAGAGGATTATGTTTCTGCATGGAATGAATGGAAAAGGATTGTTGAAACATCAGTATTAGATTCCGGTAGTCAGAGTTTAACGGTTGAGAATACAGAGCACTGGCAGAATAGTGGAAATTTACGTAGAAGATTTTGGTCAAGAATCAAGAATGAACATTTATTAGATAAACCGTCATGCATTGCTGCAATGATTAGTAATGACAACTTAAGAGTTTATCTTGAATGGCATGGTTATAAAAATGAAAAACTTGTTCATGAACGAAACAAACATAATGGTTGGATTTTCTCCATTGAAGAATGGATTAAAGAAAAAGATATTAATACATCTGAATATAGAATATGGAAAAATAAAGATGCAGATGAAGATTTTAAAAATTATTGGACATTAGAAGATTTATTAAAAGATGAAAAATTAGAAGAAGATTTAGTTAATTACTTAGATTCTAATCATAAAAACTGGGTCAGGATAGGGAAGGTTTACTTAAAGTCGACTATTCTACAGCATGAAAATATTACAGGCGAAATGGGTAGTACAATAAATGAATTGGAATGGCTTTATAATAGGGTAACAGGTTCAATAAAGGAAATTGTTGAACCCGACGAAAATTTAAGAGATGAATTGGTAGTTGATGGTTCTGCAAATAAGATTAATGAACCACCAATTAATTTTTCTACTAATAAAGCTTTAATAAAACACATTCATTCCTACATAGAATCTAATGGTTTTCTTTATTCAATTGAAGAAGTGACAAATTTGTTTTTATCAATTAAAACCAAGCCTTTTGTAATTTTATCCGGGATATCTGGAACAGGGAAAACAAAGATTGTCCAGTGGTTTGCGGAGAGTGTTGGAGCAACAGAGGACAATGGGCAGTTTACGCTGATTCCGGTTCGACCTGATTGGAATGATAGTTCTGATTTACTTGGTTACGTTGATATTAAAGGTGATTTTAAGACGGGCCCACTTACGAAGGTTATTGAAAGAGCGGAGGAAAATCCGGATCTTCCATTTTTCGTATTACTGGATGAGATGAATCTTGCCAGAGTAGAGCATTATTTCAGTGATATTTTGAGTGTTATGGAAAGTTGTAAATGGCAGAATGGTAAGATTGTGACTTCGAATCTCCTGACTAAAGAAGTTGCCGGTCGGGACATTAAACTCCCGACGAATCTCTATATTATTGGAACTGTCAATATGGATGAGACCACTCATCCATTTAGTAAGAAAGTACTTGATCGTGCAAATACAATTGAGTTTAATCGTGTGGAGTTATCGAATTTAGCATTCCTTGAAGGAAAGGAAGAAATTCAGCCAGTTGTTGTTTCAGATAGTAAATTTCGAGCAAACTATCTTCATTTAAAGGATTTGTATGCTTCCAATAAAGCGCTTGTAGAAAGTGTTACTGCTGAATTAGAGAATATTAATAAGTCTTTACAATTAATTAATGCCCATGTTGGTTATCGAGTAAGGGATGAAATCTGTTTTTATTTAGATTACAACGAGAATAGTGGTTTAATGAGCCCTCAAACCGCATTTGATCATTGTATTCTTCAAAAAATATTGCCACGTGTTTCCGGTAGTGATAAGCGTGTAGAACAATTATTAATGGAACTTTATCTTTTATTTACAGGTAGAGTTTATGACGAAAATCAAGATAGTTATCATCAGGAAATTGAGCAGGCAAAATACCCAAAAAGTGCAGCTAAGGTACTGGAGATGCTTAGGAGGTTAAAGGACGATGGCTTCACTTCATTCTGGATCTCGTGA
- a CDS encoding GNAT family N-acetyltransferase — protein sequence MLVTEVREDEYLESIKLSMYAFQYKIADSDLPAKKEMVKNHKILGIWDEDILAAKLHIIPLKIHMKDDEWKMGGIAGVATYPEYRRNGYVKTLILDSLKHMRENAQIVSLLHPFDISFYRRYGWEILSEQKKITIENRDLKFLESQQGFIKRYSKETHNEEIEKIYQQFCIQHTGMLKRETNWWQHHLYDEDSQLAVYYHSENEAKGYILYRVKERKMDVQEMVAMDQEARVGLWNFICQHDSMVETVTITLSSQDTFPYFLPQPKVKTELHPYFMARVVDAEECLKRFPFIPGNELLFLHLEDSHAPWNNGSYLIGNGEIKVFKEKAGGQCVHPPKKGIRLNINSLSSILFGYKKPMELFEMGYLKGSEMEIELFEKIVPSLKSSFFDFF from the coding sequence ATGTTGGTTACTGAAGTGAGAGAAGATGAATATTTAGAATCAATAAAACTGTCAATGTATGCATTTCAATATAAGATTGCGGATTCTGACTTACCTGCTAAAAAAGAAATGGTGAAAAACCATAAAATTTTAGGAATATGGGATGAAGACATTCTGGCTGCCAAACTTCATATTATTCCATTAAAAATTCATATGAAAGATGATGAATGGAAAATGGGTGGAATCGCAGGTGTCGCTACATACCCGGAATATCGACGAAACGGTTATGTAAAAACACTCATTCTGGATTCTTTAAAGCACATGCGTGAAAATGCTCAAATCGTATCGCTTTTACACCCATTTGATATCTCTTTTTATCGGAGATATGGATGGGAAATATTAAGTGAGCAGAAAAAAATAACGATTGAAAATCGGGACCTGAAGTTTCTCGAAAGCCAGCAAGGTTTCATAAAAAGATATTCAAAAGAGACCCATAATGAGGAGATTGAAAAGATTTACCAACAATTTTGCATTCAACATACCGGAATGCTAAAACGCGAGACCAATTGGTGGCAACATCACTTATATGATGAAGATTCCCAGCTTGCTGTCTATTACCATTCCGAGAACGAGGCTAAGGGTTATATTCTTTACCGTGTGAAGGAAAGAAAAATGGATGTGCAGGAGATGGTTGCCATGGACCAGGAGGCAAGAGTCGGGCTATGGAATTTTATTTGCCAGCATGACTCCATGGTTGAAACCGTGACGATTACTCTTTCCAGTCAGGATACTTTTCCTTATTTTCTGCCGCAACCCAAGGTGAAAACAGAGTTACACCCTTATTTTATGGCAAGGGTCGTTGATGCTGAGGAATGTTTAAAAAGATTTCCTTTTATACCAGGAAATGAGCTGCTATTCCTTCATTTAGAAGATTCACATGCCCCTTGGAATAATGGAAGCTATTTAATTGGAAATGGCGAAATAAAGGTATTTAAAGAAAAAGCAGGGGGTCAGTGTGTTCATCCTCCTAAAAAAGGGATTCGCTTAAATATCAATTCCCTTTCATCCATTCTTTTTGGATATAAAAAACCGATGGAGCTTTTTGAAATGGGGTACTTGAAAGGATCCGAGATGGAGATCGAGCTATTCGAAAAAATAGTCCCATCGTTGAAATCATCATTTTTTGACTTTTTTTAA
- a CDS encoding DUF2357 domain-containing protein, whose protein sequence is MASLHSGSREDVELIKIEAKDFSLVIKGKPYHYRYEGLQQYRKSGIHDTMFFQAKGESLESVKVYNIELDQLTFEQQVRPIFFENGNYQVIIVPKQKQELEFYHEYPLFRKAISSVDLAGIPVLMGNLQYQNEVGYSTFEIRYEGNTLLEVTLEIFPSKLDYRKDYEKLIEEVNDEIYNLAFHFIRKTYLGANIKLDGNPSRAEFYRLITKHFQQFTQAINRIERQPHHKLETMYIRVRGDQLSKTDSYIRKNLQRRNQFVDVERGIAINGRMLMPCEGVKKKKELVYDTLENRYVKWMMQRLKDKMEDLLNTLQNPNKRWKVERDEELITRLFQMKETLEKRLIGQFWKKISQLDRSVMSLVLQMAPGYRDAFQIYLTVSKGLMLQGRLYQMSVKDVATLYEYWTFLKLGQILSRKYTMLSQDIVQVRRDGLFINLDTNQKAERRFEHPITKESITLNYQKYVRKLPTIPQMPDTMLTISKNGKEHKYNYIFDAKYRVDLAHDDKGSSNNQTPGPLEEDINTMHRYRDSLVVRNKGPYERISFGAYVLFPWSDEDRYREHPLYKSIDLVNIGGLPFLPQATELVEQLVERLIEKSPEEIQREGILPRGTKEEWESSLVEKVLVGTVSTKEEYKDFIHNGYFQVPVKNLKKGWQEAKYIALYTTVYVHSQNGVADYGRIERITTKGDYVLFRIHGWKRTNELIKPVKYGIATYMMTTLTQLQEARELPELFMRNKQETTVWKMLRRVSDRINIKLNDYNLDGASAVETFAFKDIEMRLNRVNQTFSIKKGEEESVVSSELLIQQPSVVFKEILSLL, encoded by the coding sequence ATGGCTTCACTTCATTCTGGATCTCGTGAAGATGTGGAATTAATTAAAATCGAAGCGAAGGATTTCTCCTTAGTCATAAAAGGGAAGCCGTATCACTACCGTTATGAAGGACTCCAGCAATACCGTAAATCAGGTATTCATGACACTATGTTTTTTCAGGCTAAAGGGGAGTCGCTTGAATCTGTAAAAGTGTATAATATCGAGCTTGACCAATTAACCTTTGAACAGCAGGTCCGGCCAATCTTTTTTGAAAATGGAAACTATCAAGTAATCATTGTACCTAAGCAAAAGCAAGAGTTGGAATTTTATCATGAATATCCTCTGTTTCGGAAAGCAATATCCAGTGTTGATTTAGCTGGCATACCAGTCTTAATGGGGAATCTTCAGTATCAAAATGAAGTTGGTTATTCCACTTTTGAAATTAGATATGAGGGTAATACACTTTTAGAAGTGACACTTGAGATTTTCCCATCAAAGTTAGATTATCGAAAAGATTATGAAAAACTTATAGAAGAAGTGAACGATGAAATCTATAATTTAGCCTTCCATTTCATTCGAAAAACATATCTGGGTGCAAATATAAAGTTGGATGGGAATCCAAGCCGTGCGGAATTTTATCGATTGATCACTAAACATTTTCAACAGTTTACTCAAGCCATTAATCGAATCGAAAGGCAGCCCCATCACAAGTTGGAAACGATGTATATAAGAGTGCGAGGGGACCAACTCAGCAAGACTGATTCTTATATCCGTAAAAATCTTCAAAGGAGAAATCAGTTTGTTGATGTAGAACGGGGAATTGCTATAAATGGAAGAATGTTAATGCCATGTGAGGGTGTAAAGAAAAAGAAAGAGCTTGTTTATGATACGTTAGAAAATCGATATGTTAAATGGATGATGCAGAGGCTAAAGGACAAAATGGAGGATTTATTAAATACACTCCAAAATCCTAATAAAAGATGGAAGGTTGAACGTGACGAAGAATTAATTACCCGTCTATTTCAGATGAAAGAAACGCTTGAGAAAAGATTAATAGGTCAATTCTGGAAGAAAATTAGCCAGCTTGATCGATCCGTCATGAGTCTAGTTCTCCAAATGGCACCGGGTTATCGTGATGCATTTCAAATTTATTTAACTGTCTCAAAAGGGTTAATGCTCCAAGGAAGGCTATATCAAATGTCCGTTAAGGATGTTGCGACTTTGTATGAGTATTGGACTTTTTTAAAGTTAGGGCAAATTTTGAGTCGTAAATATACGATGCTAAGCCAAGATATCGTTCAGGTAAGACGAGATGGATTATTTATTAACTTGGATACAAATCAAAAGGCGGAGAGAAGGTTTGAACATCCCATTACAAAGGAAAGCATAACGTTAAACTACCAAAAATATGTGAGAAAACTTCCTACCATACCTCAAATGCCTGATACGATGCTAACTATTTCAAAAAATGGAAAAGAACATAAGTATAACTACATATTTGATGCGAAGTATCGGGTTGATCTTGCACATGATGATAAGGGAAGTAGTAATAACCAAACCCCAGGCCCGTTAGAAGAGGATATTAATACTATGCATCGATATCGTGACTCATTGGTTGTACGGAATAAGGGACCATATGAACGGATATCATTTGGCGCGTATGTGCTATTTCCATGGAGTGATGAGGACAGATATCGGGAACATCCACTTTATAAGAGTATAGATTTGGTTAATATTGGCGGCCTACCATTTTTACCTCAAGCAACTGAGTTAGTAGAGCAATTAGTAGAAAGATTAATCGAAAAAAGTCCCGAGGAAATTCAACGTGAAGGGATATTACCACGTGGTACAAAGGAAGAATGGGAATCTAGTTTAGTTGAAAAGGTATTGGTGGGAACTGTTTCGACTAAAGAAGAGTATAAAGATTTTATTCATAATGGATATTTTCAAGTCCCGGTAAAGAATTTAAAAAAGGGCTGGCAAGAAGCTAAATACATTGCTTTGTACACTACAGTATATGTTCATAGTCAAAATGGTGTTGCTGACTATGGAAGGATAGAGAGGATTACTACAAAAGGTGATTACGTCTTATTTCGTATTCATGGATGGAAGCGAACCAATGAGCTCATTAAACCAGTAAAATACGGAATTGCTACTTACATGATGACTACACTTACTCAGTTGCAAGAAGCAAGGGAGCTACCTGAGTTATTTATGAGAAACAAACAAGAAACAACTGTTTGGAAAATGTTACGAAGAGTCTCTGATAGAATAAATATAAAACTCAATGATTACAATCTGGATGGAGCATCTGCAGTAGAAACATTCGCGTTCAAAGACATAGAAATGAGATTGAATAGGGTGAATCAAACATTTTCTATAAAAAAAGGTGAAGAAGAAAGTGTGGTCAGTTCTGAATTACTGATCCAACAGCCTTCGGTAGTGTTTAAGGAAATCCTTTCATTATTGTAA
- a CDS encoding DUF4240 domain-containing protein: MDKIEFWNLVEQSKAYEESRVEWLTEVQSKKAENEILDYEFIFQNYMNESYQSHLWGAAYVIMGGCSDDSFDYFRGWLISQGQEVFEETLKNPEFLADYISDKNLGEEGVPEFEDFLNIGFDAFTLKKDGDIEEWDGDLYDEMLDSLAEKGLEQNSDIEFDWEDEDDLEEMFPILWERFGEEPLGY; the protein is encoded by the coding sequence ATGGATAAGATAGAATTTTGGAACTTGGTAGAACAGTCAAAGGCCTATGAGGAAAGTCGCGTCGAATGGCTGACAGAAGTACAAAGTAAGAAAGCGGAGAACGAAATATTGGATTATGAGTTTATCTTCCAAAATTATATGAATGAAAGTTATCAATCACACCTTTGGGGAGCTGCCTATGTTATTATGGGTGGCTGTTCTGATGATTCCTTTGATTACTTTCGAGGATGGCTTATTTCACAAGGGCAGGAAGTTTTTGAGGAAACATTAAAGAACCCTGAGTTCTTAGCCGACTACATTTCCGATAAAAATCTTGGTGAAGAAGGGGTTCCTGAATTTGAGGATTTCCTGAATATTGGGTTTGATGCCTTCACACTTAAAAAGGACGGAGATATAGAGGAATGGGATGGGGATTTGTATGATGAAATGCTAGATTCATTGGCTGAAAAGGGGCTAGAACAAAACAGTGATATCGAATTTGATTGGGAAGACGAAGATGATTTAGAAGAAATGTTTCCAATATTATGGGAGCGGTTTGGAGAAGAACCATTAGGTTATTAA
- a CDS encoding TetR-like C-terminal domain-containing protein produces the protein MRRTNTMQTILKRAIERGEIKEEKASERISWLPIDLIRHELLTTYELVTEETIIEIVDDIFLHLIK, from the coding sequence ATGCGAAGAACTAATACAATGCAGACAATCCTAAAACGAGCAATAGAGCGAGGAGAAATCAAAGAAGAAAAAGCATCAGAGAGGATATCATGGCTCCCTATCGATCTGATTAGGCATGAACTATTAACCACATATGAACTTGTAACAGAGGAGACAATTATAGAAATTGTAGATGATATATTTCTTCATCTAATTAAATAG